One stretch of Macrotis lagotis isolate mMagLag1 chromosome 7, bilby.v1.9.chrom.fasta, whole genome shotgun sequence DNA includes these proteins:
- the LRRC61 gene encoding leucine-rich repeat-containing protein 61 — translation MEPQGERAGESDGVRITAQMLKAWSGEFALESILLLKLCGLGLMDLGCLGECLGLEWLDLSSNTLTHLGPLASLRQLAVLNVSSNRLTGLEPLASCESLQSLNVAGNLLAGVGHLQCLAGLQRLEHLRLQDPLARLSNPLCNNPSYRAAVGELLPGLKVIDGERVSGQGSEFYQLCRDLDKSLHRGSGPISALPPGEVKPWVEPSYWKPPKEQDSSILEDACRQFQDTVQECQELSRKADATLAQAKEALRPPSGDTTSFVF, via the coding sequence ATGGAGCCCCAAGGGGAGAGAGCTGGAGAGAGTGATGGGGTGAGAATTACAGCTCAGATGCTTAAAGCTTGGTCAGGTGAATTTGCCCTGGAGTCTATTTTGTTGCTGAAACTCTGTGGTTTGGGACTGATGGACTTGGGCTGCCTAGGTGAATGTTTGGGGCTGGAATGGTTGGACTTGTCCAGTAACACTCTCACCCACCTGGGACCCCTGGCATCCCTTCGGCAGCTAGCTGTCCTTAATGTCTCCTCCAACCGTCTGACAGGGCTAGAACCACTGGCATCTTGTGAGAGCCTGCAAAGTCTTAATGTAGCAGGTAACTTGCTGGCTGGGGTGGGCCATCTGCAATGCCTGGCAGGACTTCAACGTCTCGAACATCTGAGGCTTCAGGATCCCTTGGCTCGGCTTAGCAACCCACTCTGCAACAACCCTTCCTACAGGGCTGCAGTGGGGGAGCTGTTGCCTGGCCTAAAGGTCATTGATGGGGAACGAGTGTCAGGTCAAGGCAGTGAATTCTACCAGCTGTGCCGGGATCTTGACAAATCCTTGCACCGGGGCTCAGGGCCTATCTCTGCACTTCCCCCCGGTGAGGTCAAGCCTTGGGTGGAGCCCAGCTACTGGAAGCCACCAAAAGAGCAGGACAGCTCCATCCTGGAAGATGCATGCCGCCAGTTTCAGGACACAGTACAAGAATGCCAGGAGCTGAGCCGGAAGGCTGATGCCACTCTAGCCCAGGCCAAGGAGGCCCTTAGACCTCCCAGTGGAGACACAACTTCCTTTGTCTTCTAA